CCGATTCGTCGTCAACGATTGTTCTCCGGAGCTTAAGTACACATCGAAAATGCATGGGGACTGCGACCGAAAGTGTTCCATGGTGTCGGGGCTCGTCGCCCGACGCTGGATAACGTTTGAACGacgctttaaaaaaaaaaaaaagaaaaacagaaaaaagaTCTGTTCGTTCGTCTTCTTCGGTATCGTCCAGGACGACCGGAGTCCTCGGGAATAAACGAAAGAATTCGGTGTGTCCACGTGCGCGGACGATACAAAGCGGTACACCGTGTACACTTTTTTTTTACAACGCCCAGCCATAGTCTTCAGCAAACTGGTCCGAAGACGACTGCGGTCTACAAAAATAGTtcgctccctctttctctccctttctctctctctctctctctctcttcctctctcttttgtttttttctttttcttaaaaattcgtCCGCAACTCGCTCGCCTTTAGACAGAGTCCTCTTACAGTTACAGAACATCAACAAACTGGAGTCAACATCTCACTACTCAACATTCACCGTATTAACACTAGAAGTCCGTCCAGGTCTACTGTCGACCAAGCACTCTCACTGTGTTCATTCGTCTCTAAGTCGACTGGTCAAGGTCTACGATGATTTTTTGACGTCTCTCTTCCGTACGAGACACTTATCAATTGCTAAGGTTTCTTGCTTCACTGTACAGTAGCAAAGTAATAACTGTGGCACCCGGGATGCCGGCTAGATCAGTGGACGCTCGATAAGCAGTCGCGCCGGGGGCTGTCGCGCGATATCCCCGCCGCTTAGCCTCCCCGCAAATTGCCAATAGTCTACAAATTTAGTTACGAATTATATTAGTTACAAAAGAAGAGGAGAGTATCGTTGAAACGGAACGAAATCGGCCGCGAAATCTCTGAAGATTCTTCTTCGGCGAAGAAACAATCGCGGCGCTGTAATCTCGACGTCTTCGACTAGTATCTAAGAGACGCCGTTTGGAAACACGTCGATCAACGTAGAACCGTGTAGGTAAGTCGACGCGAGATTGTCCCCAGCGGCTGCTTATCGAGCACCCACAGCACTCAGGAAGGAATCCGCGAGCGGAGTACTACTTCTTCTAAGTACGTAACTGGTTTCATTTCCTCTGATAGGCTGCTGTAATCTACGCTAACGATTATTGCGAAGCTTCGCGGAAGGGTCGCCGATTCTCGCCGGAATCTGTCTCTCTCTCGTGTAAAAATGAAAATGTCCGCGACGCCCTTCGCCTAACGATCTAATCGAGTATCAAACGCGGGCCAACGATCGTACCCGGCGGACGCCCTCAGGGATCGATCGCGATCCATCGACTCTCTGCAGCCCCCTCCCCCACCGCTCTCTTTTCGAAACGCTTCTCTTCGAACCCTGAAGAATCGACGACGTGTACACAGTTCGTCGCTAGAAAAACAACTTTACTCGAAGAATGCTTATATAAAAAGATCTCGAGTGTCCCCGACGTCGACTTCCTGCGATCTTCGCGGATCTTCGTCGATCGCGGCGGTCCTCCTTTCTCTGTTCTCTTTTCGGGTCGTCAGCTCGTTACTGGAGATCGGACCCTGACGATCGTCAGGTCTGTTTCGAGTCGTCCGACGACTCGCTGGCGAACCTTCTTCAGGAGCGTATCGAGGGCGTGCCGGAGGACGCGGACACGCAGCGGTTCAGCTTGCTGTCGATGATGATCTCGTCGCCGTTCCGTATGTTGTACCGATACAGCTGCTTGTTCGGGTAGAGCATCTCCTCGGGGCCGTATTGCGCCTTCATCACCTGAATGAAACCATCGGATCCATTAAAGCAACGTCGCAGGCACGAACACCGCAGGGTGTCTGGCACAAGTGCACGCAATTCATTGTCTTGGAATGCGTTCAAGATACGATAGATACattaaacataataatatatattatattattataatatatatcataatgtgtaataatatataatatatattatattattctaatatatattataatatataataataatatataaatatatatattatgtatgtacataatttttctctcttttctttttgtttatactctatttttcttttttctcttcgtTTGTACTCATGCGATTGCCATTTAAAATCTCTTACTTTTTACTACTTTTCTGTAACAAAGGGTAATTCTGCCCGTAcacatgaataaataaataataattattattattattattagattagaCTGAAAGATCAAACCGTAAGTAACTGTTTCTAAGAGTAACTATTTCGTGTCCTGAACAATCGCAAAGACCATCAAGGACTTGCGCCAAACACAgtgcacacatacacacacgcacacTTCTGGTGTACCGTTCGAAGCAAAGAAAAAAGGGAAAAGAATTTTCGGTACGCCTATGCGGACACACTGTAGAAACGATTTACCTCGATGCTCgataattttcgaaattttcgcGGCTCGCCGAGGTTAGCGCGATTTCGTGGGAGGGGTGTGTGGGTTCTATATCGTGATTTCGTGGTTTTTAAGGGGACTCTCGAGGAACCAATCATTCTGCAAAACAGAAGAAACAACAGATAAAGTGACGTCGTCCGGGATTGCTCACCTGGTCCACGTAGAACAGTCGCATCCGATTCGCCGGGATTTTCACCATCGTCTCCAGCTTGGTTTTCAGCTCGAAAACCGTCCTGTACACGTCCACGGAGCGTACCTACAATTTCCCAGCGATGTTTAACAATGTATCTACGCGCGGCGGTCTATGGGAAACCGTGAATGCCCTTCGAACGGCTTGCGGTAGCAAAGATTGATCAGCTGAGCGAACAAACGCGACAATTTTACAAGCGAGACGATTGGACATCGTTATTTACCCTCGTCTTTTCCTCATAGTAATTTCCATTTTGGTGCATACTGACTAAATTGTAATCTTCGTGGATAATGACTAAACTTTAATTGTCGTGGACACTGGCTAAATTGTAATCTTCGTGGATAATGACTAAATTTTAATTGTCGTGGACACTGATTAAATTCAGATTTACATGGGTACTGACCAAATTGTAAGTTTCGCAAATTATGCTCTAGCATTTCATTCTCAACCCTTCGCTTATGATTTTCACACCCTAAACATTTTTTAGAAGAAAATAGCACGTTCAAAAATTCATAGCAAAAGAGCAGAATTCGAGTTCGACACGAACGAATGAGAAAAAGAATTCGCAGAACTCGCAGATTTCGTTTGAAAGCGAGATGGACTTGCGGAAAGAACTTGCCGAGTCGGTCGTTCGCGTTTGTATCGCACTGATCTCGCATGATTGATCCACGGCGAGATTAGGCAGTGGGAACGGGGGGCGGACGAGGGTTAATTACGGTGGCCAATTATCGGTTTCCGCGGGCAAACGGCGAATAATTTACCTCGACCAGGTCGCCGTATGTGAACGTGACCTTGACCCTCTTCTCCGGCGTCAGGTCAACGTGAACCAGCGGGTCCAGCTTGCCGTGAATAGCCACCAGCTCCGAGTACCTGAAAACGGAGGAACAGGGTCAAGTTAGGGTTCGCGCGTCGCGGCGACAAACGCCGCCCGTGAAACTAGAATAGCTTTATGGTTTCTGGTGCAACTAGAATAGAAACGATGAATGCGGAGACCCGGAGAAAATATACGGCAGTTAATTCCCGGCGGGATTGACGCCAAATTAACTTCTCTGCACTTCGGCCAGGCCGGCCAGGCACGAACACGCCATTCAAGGATCTGAATTAGTGGGACAATGGCGGCTCGTTCATTTAACCGAAATACACTCGGTGTTCTTCTGGTACGACGTTCATGTAAATATTaggtcgagtcataaataacttccgtttctttatcagacatttattttattctctCGTATAATATTTACtcctttctattttttattttatttattttgaacccTTATCTATTCGGTGAaagcaaaaactcgtttgtcccgATGACTCGTAGCTGGTGGATTCGAACAGTGATGGATCGCATCGGAGATTATTTATGACTCGTTCTCTTTACGAAAGCGTCTTTGATCCTAGTGAAATTGGAAAATGGCGTCGATCCATCGGAGCCAGTCTTTGATCTTGACAATCAGAGGACCCGAAACGATCATTCGTTTATGAAAGTTTGTGGAAGTTTCCGACTCAACAAGCTCATTCTCCCAAAGGGAAGATCGAGCATAAAGAACGAACGAGTCAGCGGGCGAACAAAGAAAAATAGGAAATTGGCGAACTTTCGTAATTccaaactcgttcgttcgcaAATCGACTATAAATATTCATCGGCAAGTGTCCCTAACAGTCTCGAAGATCCTTGAACGGCGCGCACATGGCGGTCCACTCGCGGACAAGATGGCGGCCGATGGGTCCGGATCAAGAATAGAGGAGCGCGAACATAAGGAGGCCGCGGCTTGTCGAATGAAAACGGAAAGACAGGAACCAGACGCTGACGGATCTAAATCGAGGAACGGCCGATCGAATGGCGAGTTTTCGACGCACCTTTCAGGCCTGTCCGCTTCCGGTTTGTCCATGTAGTAGCGGATGAAGGCCCTCTCGGCGTCCTCGCGTTCCTGGGACGATATCACGCCGCCGCCGTTCAACGTCTCGACGTTCGGCAGCCTCGCTATCAACAGCTGCCGCCTCTCGTGCTCCGTGTACTCCCGAGGACTCTGGAACATCGATTGCTCGCTCTTCattgtttttttatttatcCCGCGAGCCGGATGCTCGCAGCGGGAACGAGACAATTAACAGACCGTGGCCCGAATTGTCGACAGACCTCGGTTTAACTTTATCGGCCGATCTCTACGCAGATCGAGACTTTAATATCCCGTAGATTATACAGGTAGATGCCGAAGAGTTCGAAAGGGCGCACAGATGTCAGTTTctgatcattagactgcggatttttgcgcgaaattaaaattgtctATGTTTGTTGCAAGAGTCGGGAATCATTTGGgaacttttttctttctttaatagtTGTAGTAGGTCGAATGCAATGTATCGATGCTCTTAATTCTTTAATTCTTTTActctttttcttctctttaaAGCTACagatactcatttttgtcacaaatgcatgaaatccccGGTCTACTAATTACTCAGTCTTCTTTCGATTAAATGCTTCAAAATTCGACAATTAGCCACGGTGATCGATCGAGATACGGTATACGAGATTTCTAGAAGAACACtgctatttttaataaaaatgtaacgtTAATATTACAATCGTCTATCGTTTTGTGGTATTTGCTGCTCACATCGCGTACTTACCGACAGTTCTATATCTTGTTTTATTCGAGCAGCAAAGATGTTAGTCGTtgtaatttctttaaaaatacgCGAATTGTCGCGCCTGTTAATCTTGCATTGCATAACGGTTTTTTCCCGTGTTCTTTGCTTAATTTTAAATGTAACGGTATACGTAAGTACTAAATTTATTAACTTTCTGTACAACGGATTCTACTGTAAATGGTTTTCGCCATATTCCTTGCTTGGCTCCCTAGCAGTGTTCTTCTAGAAATTTCGTATACTGTACCAGGGAGAAAAGTATCGAAAGTCAAGTTTTAGACGAAGGAAAGCTCTTTCACCTCGAAAAGAGGGCAGCCCTGAATCCTCAGCGACTTCAGGACCGGGAACCTGGCGAGCCTCTCGACGTCGTCCCACGTGGAGAGCAGCGTTCCATTCACGTTCAAGAACCGCAGCTTCCTGAAGGGATCGTGGGAGGACTTGATGGTGGTCCCACTGGACTCCGACTCGGACTCGGACCTGTCGTAATTGACCTTGCCCTCGGCGTATATCCGATTCCCTTTGCCGTCCACGGACCCGTTCTCGTCCACCCCGAGATTGTTCATGTTCTCGTTGTCCTGGCAGAGGCTCTCCTGCTCCTTCTTCTGGCATGTGGTCTCCTCGTCGTTCGAGTTCCTATTGTCCACCAACGCGAGCGATCTCAGCGGACACTCCGCGAGGACCAGGCTCTCCAGATTGGGGAAGACGTAGCCCAGCTTCGAGATCTCGTTCCAGACCTCTATCGGGTTCCCGGTGAAGTGCAGCTTCTTCACCGAAGGGTTCCCGTTCTCCGGCTTCTGGTACTCTATGTCGACGGTCTTGTACTCGTTCAAGGACAGGTGTAGCTCCTCCAGGTTACGCAGCAACCGTATCAGTCCCTGCACCGTCGACCAGGACACCCTGGTCCCGTTCAGGACCAGGTTCTTCAGCAGGTCGTAGCTACCGTGCTTGATCTCGAGGACCTCCGCGAGGCTGTTGAAGCTCAGGTTCACGAACTTGATCTTCGGCATGTGCTGCAGGATCCCGAACACCTCCGTCCATTGCGAGAGCTTGTTCTGGGCGAGGTCGAGCTCCTCGACGTTCTTGCACTTGCTGCGCAGCTTCTCGTCGTCGTTCCCGGCGCACTCGATGTCGCAGTCCTGCAGCACCAGCAGAGCGGGGACCGTGTGCCGCGGCGACTTCTTCGGGATGAATATGCTGACAGAGAGGGCGGCCTTCGGCGAGCTAGACTCCGTCTCCTCGTCGGTCAGCGAGCAGTCGGTCGTTGAACTACCGTACTTCAGCTCCAGCGCTTCCAGCAACGACGGCATGTTTACTGCATTCTGAAAGGAAACAGAGTCCGCTCTTGTACTCGCCTCGCTCGAACCTTTCGTGGGATTCGGGGGGGTCGGTCGGCTCCTAATTattgtacagggtgtttcataatTCGTGGCACAAATTGGATCGGGTAGGTACTACAGCtagaaattcgatgaaaaatcAAGAATGACGAAGTTCCGTGggaggcttcgttttcgaggaaATCAAATTCCGAGtcggaataatatatatatatatataatataaattatttataaattatatattataaatttattattatataaatattatataaatataatatatatatatatatatatatatatatatatatatatatatatatatatatatatatatatatatatatatatatatatatatatatatatatatcaagtcGAGTACACGCGCCTTGAACGATAGTTTGACTGAAAAATACACTGATTATCTTAGTATGCTGTGTTAAATGTATTCTTCGAACGTATCCCGACAGTTAACGAATCACTAAAACAATTTAGCAAATGAAAGCCGTAGACTGATTGAACATCGTATCACGTACCGTGACTTCGAATGTACCAACATGCACGATATTAATTTCTCTGTGTACAGCtatgtatttattaattattctttagaattaattatttatagatTAATTggttatattattttaactattattcgtacgattttgtattattttattggTTGTATCATGTTTACGTCAATTGGACAGCAAACTTTTAGTAGAATATTCATCAATGGTGCATACAGGAATTAGaagaataataacaattttataaagTAGGGATTAATGATTGTTACATTGTTATAATTGCTCATGGATTATGTTCATctggtttattttatttagttaacTCAAACTATCAAGAAAGCAATacacatttaatattaattgatgAGGtagaataattaattatatacctAAGACAACATTGATACGATTTTTACTTGGTTCATGGAATACAGCATATCCTGTTCCATTGAATTTAATTAgcgaaattataatattaataagcttaattgattattattattttattatatatttatttatatttatatttatttatattttatatttattattatatattattattattatttatttatttattaatatcatCTTGTTCTTTTTTACTTTACGAGAGTTAACGAGATTCGAGTAAAATGTGACAATTATTGGAAACTAGAGTCGATCGGTTTCTTCAGAGAAGCTTTCGAGACGTCCATCGTTACTTCGTTCCTCCAGTTACAAAACATTCACAATGCATCATTTCTCTTTACGATCTCTGTCGCAACCGTGTTCCGACGCTCTCGACACATTCCACGAGCTGGTCATCATTCTCTGATAATTCTAGTGTGACGGTGTTCGCTGCGTCGTAAATTCGCGCCTATAAGAAGACGATAAGAGTGTCTCTAGCACGCAAAGCAAAATGCGTTTCGTTGTAGAGCGTGATCGCGTGGGCGAGCGCTCGCTCGATCGTGGAATCGTTTTCCAGCGGCGACAAGGGAACCGGTACCGGTTTTCCGTCGCGCAAAAAGACAATGCCGCGACCTTAGCGGATATGGTCAGACCAGGTATTCGTCGAGGATGCCCGGTCGCACCGGCTCTTTCCTCGATGATGCCCGTGTCTTTCTTTTCCCggcgttgtcgtcgtcgtcgaaagCCACTCTGCTCCGCGTTCTTCAGCCCTTTGTCTCTCATTCTCAAACATCTGGCCTACCTTCCAGCCTTCGTCTCCGACGTTTTTACGCTGCCCATTCTCATTAGATGCGGTGCCCCACGCTAACTAACCCGCCGGCTGTGTGTTTCAGCGAAAAATTCCTGCGATATGTTGCAGTAACGGAacgtacatatatatgtatacatataacaCTGCTAGAATGCATTTGATAGTATGTGATGCAAACGGAAAAATTGCCACCGATAGCATTtctaatccatctgtatttTCATCCTTTTTATTTCCATTTCATGCGAAGatattgaattaaatttttttagagtttttaatatttcatggatttattaaatcaaagcgaatttattatttgaaagaaTTTTTTTCATTGAAACAAAGCgaaatgattttcattcaaGAACAAAGGTTTTAAGGTTCGAATCTTTTTACAGGGTCTAAAGATTTGCGAATGATACTCAGAACGAGAATGAAAAGCTTTGTTTCAATCTGAAACAGGGGTTAAACGGcttgcggatctttacgcaaaataaaaattatgtgtCGCGATTGCAGCGAACAGGAGTTAAACAAATATTTGTTctcctttttaacatttttaatattttggaAAAAGTCTACTAGCATCGTTGAATTTATCTGCATTCACTGTTTTGTAATCTGCCTGTATGCACTTTCGTcgcaagtgcataaaatccaatgaaataaaataaattactgtTGCATTAGATAATATATTAGATgatattttatgcacttataggAAAAATGGGTGAGCGAAGTGCAGAACAGTAAAAAAAATTAGAACAATTGAAGAATCtcgtcgaaatattttcaatttgttgAAAATATTCAAACGACGCATACATCTTTGTGCAACTCTTGTTTTTATGCAATCTATGTAggcaatttatattttgcataaagatccgggGTCTACTAATAAGCCTGCGAGaaatatcttgaaaaatatatttggAAAAATCGCAGAGTAAAATCTACTGATAAGTTTGCACGCAAACAATCTATGAAAATATGCTTGGAAAAATTGCCGAATAAATTAGAGAATTGTTCTAAACGACGTGAAAACGGTCGAGAAAATGGTCCGAGGGTAAATGGCAGGTAAGCTGCGGAGCAAAATGGCGGAACAAGGGTTGCCGGTGcaccgtaaaaaaaaaaagaagaggaaacgCGCGTCTCTCGAGGACATCGCTAGCGGCGCAACGCTGGATCGTAGCGCTCGCTTCTAGCAGGCTTCTCGTTGGCAGAGCCGCACCGGAGAAAGTTAATTTCGCATGGCCGTTGAACCGATATCGCGATTACGTAGGGGAAGCCGGGGAATAATGCAATGACTATTATGCCGGCCCCGTCCACTCCTCTCGCCGTGTCGTCCCGAGCGTGTCGCCCGGTGCGCTCTTTTCCCGGTCCGTGCACAATTTGCCCCCGAAGGGGATGAAAACTCCCCCTTCGCAAAGATCGAcaacctttttttttctttttatttcgcccTGTCCCGTCGCGCCGTTTCGAACATGTCGACGCGGTTCGTCCTCGGTCTTGTGCTCCGCCGCGGAACGAGACGATACCGAGGGCACGGCAAACCGAATTAGAAAGCGGGAGACGGAAAGGAGGGAGCCGTGTCGCGTCGAAGTTTCGCGTAAATGGAAACGACACGGTTTGGCCGGTTTCCAGCGCTCGCGGCCGCCTCGGACCTACGCCAAATCGACGTAACGCTTCTCAAACATGAACGATCTATACACACGCGCGTATTCCGTAATCGCGTTCCCCGTGATTTTCGTTCTCGTTCGCCGGCAGAGAGCATTTTTGATTCCAGAGCTGCCGCATTCCATTCCGCGGCCGCGCGCCCGCGATTCGTGTCGCTCGCCGGTTTTCGACGCGCTCACCTGCCGAGGTTCGCACAACCGGCCAGCCTAATCGGTTCAGGATGATACGATAGAAAGCACCGATCGCCGAGAAACGGACGAATCGCTATCTTGGACCGGATCTTAATAATTTTCTACACGGAAGGGAAACGTTTCGACCGAGAGAACCGAGGAAGATGGTGGATTAGTTTTTTTTTTGCGCGCGCGGAGATGCACCAGTTTCGGAGCAGATCTGTACTCCGGGCAGAAACCGGACCGACGAACTTTGGACGATGTCATATTTTCATAGGCGGTTCTGTATTCTCATGCGAGGCCGCTGGAAAACCGCCAAGATTCGGAAGCGAATCATCCGTCTTGTTAGCCGCGTTATCGGCACGTTCGTAGACGATAGCgaaatataagaaaatatattcgGTAGAAATAAGGACAAAACTTCCTCCGTACGGTCACGTTGAAGCAAACGCAGAGGAAAATCGCGTACCTTCCGCGCACTTGTCCGATCTGCAACAATTTCAACCGCGGTTTCTCGCTCTGTTCTGCAACGAGATATTATTCTTTCGGCTAAACCGGGATCAAGGACGCGAAAGTAGAGACTTCAGTCTGGAAAACGAGCGTGAAAAGAACCTCGTGAGATTTTTCTGCGTGAAATTACAAGGGTACGAAGATCGTGAACTTTTCGATGATAATTTATCGTTTCTGCAAGTTCGCTGGAGCGGCGCGATAAAACGTGACGCGGATTAGGAACATTGAGGTGGCCTAACTGTTTCCGCAGGTGTCGAAATTGGTAGGGTGTTCCTCGATCGTGCATCAGGTCCGGAGAAGCTCGGCTATCCGATGCGTGGCCATCGCAAACGGCGGATTCTCGACAACAGGTCGCCGGGTGTTGGTCACTGTATACCGGGTGGCATGGAATCACGGAAGGTCCTTCGCCTTGATTCCTTTCCGGTCGAGGACGAGGATGGGAAGGGTATCCTGGGGACAAAGGACAGCCTCTGTCTCTGTTTCGCTCTCGGGAAGGCTGTAAACTACAAAAGCGATCGTTTTGAACAATGCAACAGCCCCGACATTGTAAAACACGACTAGGCTTTTGTAATTGAACGAGCGACCGAGCCGTGCTGATAATAACCATGCAAAACGATCCTAATGAAATTACACAACGCGGTTCGGTTGCATCACGCGATCCGTTCGCTGCTCGGTCCCGACACAGAGCCGGACAGAGGCAACTGCAACTGCGACTGCAACGGCAACATCACCGGCAACGGCAACAACAGCCGCGGTAGACGCGAGCACGCGTTGCTACTTTCTCCTCGGGCAATGATTTTCCGCGCGCGCAATGCTCGCGGCCGTAAATCAAACCGAGCAAATTGGAATGGCGATCGAGGCGGAAACCGGCACGCCGAGGAAACGATTAATAGGAGCAGCGGATGCCTTCAACTCTCCGAGCTACGCTCCACAGAGACGGCTATTCATACTCCAGTAGCATGATAACTTAATTCGAGCTAATTCGACCGCGGCTCGATGCACCGCATTGTCCACCGTGGACGCGCCGCTCTTAAAACAACGCGCGGATCGCCGCGTTGTAGGTGCCTCTTTCGTGTAGTTGCCGCGTAAATCACTTTCTTAGCCGGGACTCCGAGAAATAAAGATATTATAATGGAAATTTGTTCGTTCGATCGTAGCGCGATGCCAGGACTGGGAAAAACCTgatttttgaaatatgaaatagactaaatatgttttaagatcaatttagataaacatttttgttttcacGTGTGCTACTGAATTTATTAGATAAACATTTTCTGAAATAGTAGTAACAATAgcttttcaaatatatttaactacGTAATATCCATATGTAACtattatttcgaaaaatgtttatttacAAACTTCTGTATTACACGgacaaaattatttatagaCTATTCGCTGTTTCTAAAATCTATTTCTCCCAAGCATTgtgcaataataatattatttctcaCTTGCacgattacttattatttatttatttgtcatTTATTATTCATACGATTATCAGAGGCAAGAATGAACCAGAAATTGATTTTCTCTTTCAAGAATCTTGGTGCTTTGATAACATTGCACTCTTAAAATGTTTCAATCGTTGTACGTCCGGTGGCTGCAAAGTAAAACCGTTCTGCCCCAAATCGCAGGAGGcaagaacgaaataaaaattgatgtcCTCCTTGGATTGGTTCGGTGAAAATGCCGCGCTAGCAGTCTCACATTGCTTCGATGATTCTTTTCTATTTCGCGAACACATTGTCGCGCACGCAAACGAAGGGTTTTTCTACCCGTATTCGAGGATAAATTATGATTAAAACAcgaaaaaataaataacaataataataaaaataatacattttcCTCATGAACACAGAAAATTCGCAGCCCACTGAAACACC
The window above is part of the Megalopta genalis isolate 19385.01 chromosome 2, iyMegGena1_principal, whole genome shotgun sequence genome. Proteins encoded here:
- the mlt gene encoding tubulin folding cofactor E like protein mlt isoform X1: MPSLLEALELKYGSSTTDCSLTDEETESSSPKAALSVSIFIPKKSPRHTVPALLVLQDCDIECAGNDDEKLRSKCKNVEELDLAQNKLSQWTEVFGILQHMPKIKFVNLSFNSLAEVLEIKHGSYDLLKNLVLNGTRVSWSTVQGLIRLLRNLEELHLSLNEYKTVDIEYQKPENGNPSVKKLHFTGNPIEVWNEISKLGYVFPNLESLVLAECPLRSLALVDNRNSNDEETTCQKKEQESLCQDNENMNNLGVDENGSVDGKGNRIYAEGKVNYDRSESESESSGTTIKSSHDPFRKLRFLNVNGTLLSTWDDVERLARFPVLKSLRIQGCPLFESPREYTEHERRQLLIARLPNVETLNGGGVISSQEREDAERAFIRYYMDKPEADRPERYSELVAIHGKLDPLVHVDLTPEKRVKVTFTYGDLVEVRSVDVYRTVFELKTKLETMVKIPANRMRLFYVDQVMKAQYGPEEMLYPNKQLYRYNIRNGDEIIIDSKLNRCVSASSGTPSIRS
- the mlt gene encoding tubulin folding cofactor E like protein mlt isoform X2, which gives rise to MPSLLEALELKYGSSTTDCSLTDEETESSSPKAALSVSIFIPKKSPRHTVPALLVLQDCDIECAGNDDEKLRSKCKNVEELDLAQNKLSQWTEVFGILQHMPKIKFVNLSFNSLAEVLEIKHGSYDLLKNLVLNGTRVSWSTVQGLIRLLRNLEELHLSLNEYKTVDIEYQKPENGNPSVKKLHFTGNPIEVWNEISKLGYVFPNLESLVLAECPLRSLALVDNRNSNDEETTCQKKEQESLCQDNENMNNLGVDENGSVDGKGNRIYAEGKVNYDRSESESESSGTTIKSSHDPFRKLRFLNVNGTLLSTWDDVERLARFPVLKSLRIQGCPLFESPREYTEHERRQLLIARLPNVETLNGGGVISSQEREDAERAFIRYYMDKPEADRPERYSELVAIHGKLDPLVHVDLTPEKRVKVTFTYGDLVENDWFLESPLKNHEITI